CTCTAAGAAATTGTTTTCGATTCAATCAattcgatttttattttattcaactaattttttattattttataatatcgaCTATCGTTTCAACCTTCGACGGATGTCAAGTCCCTTTCAgcataattcaatttcatcatgtATTGTTGGACAAAGCAGCTGATGACACACCTTCCATCTCTTTCTACATATATCAGACCATTTGCATATACGTACAATTTCTTGTAACTATGATAATTCTATAAAAACAGTTTTgaacaattttgattttaaattttataatattatctcctctctttaaaaaaattgggggCCTGGCATGAACGGTTGTAGGTGAGTAAAGGGTAGTGCCTTTTATTGAAACCTTCTAATTTAACGACGGATCTACATTCCCAACactaataaagtaataaaagagacttttatttaattttcatttattaatattagtAAGAAACTTTTTGTAAGCCTGTAATAACCCAACGCTTGGCCACCACCAACCTTATTTCATGACCCCATTCAGAAAAAGAAATGTACGTGCAATTGTAAGTGACTGGATATTCAACAGAAACATGTAAAGACATTATTGCTAGTGATGTCATGAGTTCCTGAATTTGACGATGCGCTCGCGTTACCTTACATGATTGAGCAACCATTTGGGTTCTCGTCGCTAAAACATTCACCGCGGCTCGTGTAACAGTAGCTATACCCGCCGCCGCCGCCCCAGCTGTCATAAACTGGCCTACCGTAAGTCTGGTAACATGGGCGTAGGGGTGGAGGTGGTCCACCATAATAGCAAGGTCCCCCACCAACGCCATGATAGCATTCCGTGCAACAGCATCCGATGGGGGGATAAGCCATTGGTGGTGGAGGACAAGGTTCTGGAACCTTTGGTGCTGCTGCTGGCGGTTTCGGTGGTGGTTCTTTTCGTTTCTCAGGTTCCTTAGGCTTTTCGGGTTGTTTAGGTTTCTCGGGTTCTTTGGGTTTTTCGGGTTCTTTCGGCTTTTCGGGTTGTTTAGGTTTCTCGGGTTCTTTGGGTTTTTCGGGTTCTTTTGGTTTTTCGGGTGCTTTAGGCTTTTCGGGTTCTTTTGGTTTTTCTGGTACTTTAGGCTTCTCTGGTTCTTTGGGTTTTTCAGGTTCTTTGGGCTTTTCGGGTTCTTTAGGCTTCTCAGGCTCCTTGGGTTTGGGAGGAGGAGGTGGAGGTTTGATCTCAATGCTCTTGATTGATCCAGCACCCTTGCAACATATCTTGTCCCTCAGCTTCTCAGGATTGCAGCATACCACAGTAATGGTCACGGTGTTGGCTTTCTCATTGTATATCTGGTCTCGTATTTCTCTTGTTCGCAAAAACCCATCATCAAAAAATTATCAACTTAAACCATATAAAAAACTACTTTGCAATTATTAAAATGCTAAACACAAAAAGGACAAGCATAAAAATCAGGAAACAGGAACTCACGAGGGAATTTACACAGCACTTTCTTCACTTTCTT
This genomic stretch from Gossypium raimondii isolate GPD5lz chromosome 6, ASM2569854v1, whole genome shotgun sequence harbors:
- the LOC105773455 gene encoding predicted GPI-anchored protein 58 — translated: MAEKVTVMVLKVDLQCWRCYKKVKKVLCKFPQIRDQIYNEKANTVTITVVCCNPEKLRDKICCKGAGSIKSIEIKPPPPPPKPKEPEKPKEPEKPKEPEKPKEPEKPKVPEKPKEPEKPKAPEKPKEPEKPKEPEKPKQPEKPKEPEKPKEPEKPKQPEKPKEPEKRKEPPPKPPAAAPKVPEPCPPPPMAYPPIGCCCTECYHGVGGGPCYYGGPPPPLRPCYQTYGRPVYDSWGGGGGYSYCYTSRGECFSDENPNGCSIM